A genomic region of Williamwhitmania sp. contains the following coding sequences:
- a CDS encoding YqaJ viral recombinase family protein, producing the protein MEGDIVMVAIPKEAFTLKIEEAIEEQTIVQQPRPYFGISGIGSSCARDLWYSFRWTTESKITARQQRLFSRGHREEPIIIKDLIAAGCEVKNRQKGMTAGYGHIKGHIDGTVSNVPDAPKTEHLLELKTANNSNFNGIKKEGVEKKKPDYWAQVQCYMHLLKLKRTLFVVVNKDNDERYYERIRYDKEVAEKYFARAEDIILSEFPLARIGGASWYECKWCDHYLLCQYDEEPLKNCRTCQHLDMHKGGRWRCSYLKQPRSVAKQREGKDCPFWVKMEGLK; encoded by the coding sequence ATGGAAGGAGATATTGTAATGGTAGCAATCCCAAAAGAGGCCTTTACTTTAAAGATAGAAGAAGCAATTGAAGAGCAAACAATTGTCCAACAACCACGTCCTTACTTCGGCATCAGTGGCATTGGGAGTTCATGTGCTCGCGATTTGTGGTATAGTTTTCGCTGGACAACCGAATCAAAAATCACAGCCCGTCAGCAACGGCTATTCAGCCGTGGTCATCGTGAGGAACCAATAATCATTAAGGATTTAATTGCTGCAGGTTGCGAAGTAAAAAATAGACAGAAAGGTATGACCGCTGGATATGGTCATATAAAAGGTCATATCGACGGAACAGTATCCAATGTCCCTGATGCGCCAAAAACCGAGCATTTATTAGAACTGAAAACTGCTAACAATTCAAATTTTAATGGCATTAAAAAGGAAGGAGTAGAAAAAAAGAAGCCTGATTATTGGGCTCAAGTGCAATGTTATATGCATCTGCTGAAATTAAAGCGTACTTTATTCGTCGTTGTCAACAAGGACAATGATGAACGCTATTATGAGCGCATTCGGTATGATAAAGAAGTTGCTGAGAAGTATTTCGCCAGAGCCGAGGACATTATTCTTTCTGAATTCCCTTTGGCAAGAATTGGTGGTGCCTCTTGGTATGAATGCAAATGGTGTGATCATTACTTGCTTTGCCAGTATGACGAGGAGCCATTAAAGAACTGCCGAACCTGCCAGCATTTAGATATGCATAAAGGCGGACGCTGGCGCTGTTCTTATTTGAAACAGCCCCGTTCTGTAGCAAAACAAAGGGAAGGAAAGGATTGTCCTTTCTGGGTGAAAATGGAAGGATTGAAATGA